In a genomic window of Rhinopithecus roxellana isolate Shanxi Qingling chromosome 2, ASM756505v1, whole genome shotgun sequence:
- the SOWAHB gene encoding ankyrin repeat domain-containing protein SOWAHB: protein MARELSQEALLDFLCQAGGRVTNAALLSHFKSFLRDPNASPSQHQHRRELFKGFVNSVAAVRQDPDGTKYVVLKRRYRDLLGEEGLQRPREPPAAPHSAGGAAPCSPRGARRGQSPQQQPRRRRREKEPEEEPAGAAARAADAACNGLPVSGSSAAPGKGGGSKGSPGQRAPVPATAAAGAQAGARCAAAETQGRCCWECLQNNLAGLPGELGALPDSATAEEKPARALPAQDGRGASREPEEGALAEPAPVPATHCSPHATVEAATSRASPPALLPDPAPRGDRPELLTPNSLHYSTLQQQQQRTREWVARHPQVPEAGDQGPVRAWSVLPDNFLQLSLEPGSTEPNSEPPDPRLSSHSLFPVVPDEPWESWPGNPSLTVFRSIRCQLSLQDLDDFVDQESHGSEESSSGPKDSPGASEEGLQVVLGTPVRGKLRNPAGGLSVSWKEGSPSWSPQDLRNRGDGRISQQVPAGANGLAGHPLEPLPWPVPKLRRSLRRSSLAGRAKLSSSDEEYLDEGLLKRSRRPPRSRKPSKAGTAPSPRVDAALSPKLAEVKAVVAERGWRHSLWAPTGEGSAAWAPHRTSEHKSSLVPLDAREHEWIVKLASGSWIQVWTLFWEDPQLALHKDFLTGYTALHWIAKHGDLRALQDLVSGAKKAGIVLDVNVRSSCGYTPLHLAAIHGHQGVIKLLVQRLASRVNVRDSSGKKPWQYLTSNTSGEIWQLLGAPRGKPIFPVYPLVGSSSPTRKAKSKEISRSVTRKTSFAALLKSQHNKWKLANQYEKFPSPREREEYSD, encoded by the coding sequence ATGGCCCGAGAGCTGAGCCAGGAGGCACTACTGGACTTTCTGTGCCAGGCTGGGGGCCGCGTGACCAACGCTGCCTTGCTGAGCCACTTCAAGAGCTTTCTCCGAGACCCTAACGCGTCCCCCAGCCAGCACCAGCACCGCCGCGAGCTCTTCAAGGGCTTCGTCAACTCGGTCGCCGCAGTGCGCCAGGACCCCGACGGCACCAAGTACGTGGTGCTCAAGAGGAGGTACAGGGACCTTTTAGGGGAGGAGGGGCTGCAGCGACCCCGCGAGCCGCCCGCGGCCCCCCACAGTGCAGGGGGAGCTGCGCCCTGCTCCCCGCGAGGCGCGCGCCGGGGGCAGTCGCCCCAGCAGCAGCCCAGGCGGCGGCGGCGCGAGAAGGAGCCGGAGGAGGAGCCAGCAGGTGCAGCAGCCAGAGCCGCCGACGCAGCTTGCAATGGACTCCCGGTCAGCGGCTCCAGCGCGGCACCCGGGAAGGGCGGCGGATCGAAGGGCAGTCCCGGACAGAGGGCGCCGGTGCCCGCAACTGCAGCGGCAGGGGCCCAGGCGGGAGCGAGGTGCGCGGCGGCGGAGACACAGGGCCGCTGCTGCTGGGAATGCCTCCAGAACAACCTGGCGGGGCTCCCGGGAGAGCTCGGCGCACTCCCGGACTCCGCCACCGCAGAGGAGAAGCCTGCACGGGCTCTGCCTGCCCAGGATGGCCGCGGGGCTTCCAGGGAGCCGGAAGAAGGCGCGCTGGCTGAGCCCGCGCCTGTGCCTGCAACGCATTGCTCGCCTCACGCCACCGTCGAGGCTGCGACGAGCCGGGCTTCACCGCCTGCTCTCCTGCCCGACCCCGCCCCACGCGGAGACCGGCCGGAGCTGCTGACCCCCAACTCTCTGCATTATTCGaccctgcagcagcagcagcagcgcacTCGAGAGTGGGTGGCCAGGCACCCGCAGGTGCCGGAGGCCGGTGATCAGGGCCCTGTCCGCGCCTGGTCGGTGCTGCCAGACAACTTCCTCCAGCTGTCCTTGGAACCCGGCTCCACGGAGCCTAACTCAGAGCCGCCAGACCCCCGCCTTTCCTCGCACTCTCTCTTTCCTGTTGTTCCGGATGAGCCCTGGGAATCCTGGCCGGGGAACCCTTCATTGACTGTCTTTCGCAGCATTCGTTGTCAGCTGTCCCTCCAAGATCTGGATGACTTTGTGGACCAGGAGAGTCATGGCAGTGAGGAGAGCAGCAGCGGGCCCAAAGACTCACCAGGGGCTTCTGAAGAGGGGCTGCAGGTTGTCTTGGGAACCCCAGTTCGGGGGAAGCTCAGGAATCCAGCTGGGGGCCTTTCTGTATCTTGGAAGGAGGGCAGCCCCAGTTGGAGCCCTCAGGACCTCAGAAACAGAGGGGATGGTCGCATCTCTCAGCAGGTCCCTGCAGGGGCTAATGGCCTTGCAGGTCACCCCCTGGAGCCTTTACCTTGGCCAGTTCCTAAGTTAAGGAGGTCCCTCAGGAGGAGCTCTCTGGCAGGGAGAGCCAAATTGTCCTCCTCTGATGAGGAGTACCTTGATGAGGGCTTGCTGAAAAGAAGTCGGCGCCCACCtcgatccaggaagccctccaAGGCAGGAACAGCACCCAGCCCAAGGGTTGATGCAGCTTTATCACCAAAACTTGCAGAGGTTAAGGCTGTTGTGGCTGAGCGGGGTTGGCGACACAGCTTGTGGGCCCCCACTGGGGAAGGGTCTGCAGCCTGGGCCCCCCACAGAACTTCTGAGCACAAATCATCCCTGGTTCCCCTAGATGCCAGGGAGCATGAGTGGATTGTGAAGCTTGCCAGTGGCTCCTGGATTCAGGTGTGGACTTTGTTCTGGGAGGACCCTCAACTGGCCTTGCACAAAGACTTTCTGACTGGGTACACTGCCTTGCACTGGATAGCCAAACATGGGGACCTCAGGGCTCTTCAGGACTTGGTCTCTGGAGCAAAGAAGGCAGGGATTGTCCTTGATGTAAACGTGAGGTCCAGTTGTGGATATACCCCGCTGCATCTTGCAGCCATTCACGGCCACCAGGGGGTCATCAAATTGCTAGTGCAAAGGTTGGCTTCTCGGGTAAATGTCAGGGACAGCAGTGGGAAGAAGCCATGGCAGTATCTAACCAGTAATACCTCTGGGGAAATATGGCAGCTGTTGGGAGCCCCTCGGGGCAAGCCCATTTTCCCTGTCTATCCCTTAGTTGGAAGTTCTTCCCCAACCAGAAAGGCCAAGAGCAAGGAAATATCTAGAAGTGTCACCCGAAAGACTTCCTTCGCTGCCCTACTCAAAAGTCAGCACAACAAGTGGAAACTGGCCAACCAGTATGAGAAATTCCCCAGTccaagggaaagagaagagtaCAGTGACTGA